TTCAATCATGGACTTGGACGGAAAAGTTAGAGACTCTGTTAAGCAAGATGTAGGCGATGCTGCATTATTGACTGATGCTATGGAAGAAGTAGATGTGTGTGAGAGGTCTTTGGCAGCTGGTGACATGCCAAATGAAACTGCTCCTCTACATGAAGCTGAAGTGGTGTTTTCGAATACTTCTAAGCATACCATTCATGGGCCAGGTAATGGATGGGGAGCCAGCAAAATAATTAAGATGGCTACAGCTATAGTTGGTAGCGAAGAAAAGCTGAAGGAGCGTCCTATATGTACTATTAATTGCTCCCCAACTAGTCCCCTTTCACTTGATGAGGATTGCTGTACTGGTATAATGGCTTGTGCAAGAGCTGGGGTGCCCTGTAACCTAGTATCTATGGTAATGGCTGGGGCAACATCCCCTATCACACTATCAGGTGCTCTGGTAACCCATAACTGTGAAATTCTAGGGGGAATTGTTCTCCACCAGCTTATATCTAAGGGGGCTCCTGTTATTTATGGATGTTCTTCACTCACCTTTGATTTAAAATTAACAACAACTCCAGTTGGTTCTCCAGAACTTGCAATGTTAAATGCTGCCGTACCAAAATTAGCACAATATTATTTATTGCCAAGTTTTGTTGCTGGTGGATAGGCAGACAGTAAATTACCAGATGCACAGGCAGGCCACGAAAAAACGTTAACAGGTTTATTAGCAGCTCTATCCGGCGCTAATTTAATCTATGGCCCAGGTAT
The nucleotide sequence above comes from Desulfitibacter sp. BRH_c19. Encoded proteins:
- a CDS encoding trimethylamine methyltransferase, which codes for MVGGFGLNVFTEEEIYKIHLATLEVLEKTGLYIGSEEAMDILEGGGAKVDRKNKIAKLTPYMVEEAIRSAPPKIVLYGRDSKNDLVLEGKRVHFSTFGQGVSIMDLDGKVRDSVKQDVGDAALLTDAMEEVDVCERSLAAGDMPNETAPLHEAEVVFSNTSKHTIHGPGNGWGASKIIKMATAIVGSEEKLKERPICTINCSPTSPLSLDEDCCTGIMACARAGVPCNLVSMVMAGATSPITLSGALVTHNCEILGGIVLHQLISKGAPVIYGCSSLTFDLKLTTTPVGSPELAMLNAAVPKLAQYYLLPSFVAGG